A region of the Thermus sp. LT1-2-5 genome:
TCAAAGAGCTTCAGGGCCCTGGCCACCGCCTGGTCCATGTTGTAGTACCGATAGTCCCCAAGCCTTCCGGCGAAATACACCCCCTTGAGCCTCCTCGCCTCCTCCAGGTAAAGCTGGTACCGCACCTCGTTCTCCTCCTGCGGCACCGGGTAGTACGGCTCGTTCCGCCCAGGCTCGTAGGCCTCCGGGTACTCGTAGCACAAGGTGGTGTGGGGCAGGTAGTCCTGCCCCGTAAGGTGCTTGAACTCCGTCACCCGGGTGTAGGCGTGCTCGTTGGGG
Encoded here:
- a CDS encoding UDP-galactopyranose mutase, whose amino-acid sequence is PNEHAYTRVTEFKHLTGQDYLPHTTLCYEYPEAYEPGRNEPYYPVPQEENEVRYQLYLEEARRLKGVYFAGRLGDYRYYNMDQAVARALKLFEEVAHG